One window of Bacillus sp. FJAT-45350 genomic DNA carries:
- a CDS encoding DegV family protein: protein MTKKIKIVTDSTVDLPQEIINQFGITVVPLTITIDGTSYLDQVELGSHEFIAKLKASKELPKTSQPSAGSFAEVYEKLGEDGSEILSIHITEGMSGTASSARAAAEMVEADVTVVNSRFISFACAFQVLEAAKMAENGSTMEEIVARLDEIRSNTTLYIMVDTLEYLIKGGRIGKMQALLGSLLKIKPVAAMPDGALVSATKVRTHSQLVKFYLNQLLEDAKGKTIKGIGIAHADSKELSEKIKAEIEEQTGFTETMIVDTTPVISAHAGPGAVALMYYAE from the coding sequence ATGACGAAAAAAATTAAGATTGTTACAGATTCTACAGTTGACCTTCCGCAAGAAATTATAAACCAATTTGGGATAACAGTTGTTCCTTTAACGATAACGATTGATGGAACATCTTATTTAGATCAAGTTGAGTTAGGCTCTCATGAATTTATCGCTAAATTAAAGGCGAGTAAAGAGTTACCGAAAACGTCTCAACCATCTGCGGGTTCTTTTGCGGAAGTATATGAGAAATTAGGTGAGGATGGAAGTGAAATCCTTTCTATTCATATAACTGAAGGAATGAGTGGAACAGCATCGTCAGCAAGAGCGGCAGCTGAGATGGTTGAAGCTGATGTGACAGTTGTTAATTCACGTTTTATTTCTTTCGCCTGTGCATTTCAAGTATTAGAGGCAGCAAAAATGGCAGAGAACGGTAGTACAATGGAAGAGATAGTAGCTCGACTTGACGAAATTCGTTCCAACACTACCTTATATATTATGGTAGATACACTTGAGTATTTAATTAAAGGTGGACGAATTGGAAAAATGCAGGCGTTACTAGGCTCATTATTAAAGATTAAGCCGGTTGCAGCTATGCCTGATGGAGCGTTAGTATCTGCAACAAAAGTACGTACACATTCACAGCTTGTTAAATTCTATTTAAATCAATTACTGGAAGATGCAAAAGGCAAAACGATAAAAGGGATTGGTATTGCACATGCAGATTCCAAAGAGTTATCTGAAAAAATTAAAGCTGAAATAGAAGAGCAAACTGGATTTACTGAAACGATGATTGTAGATACAACACCGGTCATCAGTGCCCATGCAGGACCTGGTGCGGTTGCATTAATGTATTATGCAGAATAA
- a CDS encoding DNA polymerase beta superfamily protein: MDRDVAFEVVVGSQNYNLQDEHSDKDYKRFLLPTFQDLYDQKYYKSSMTSSEMDIEIHDIRKLDLLFWKANVNFLEVLFSEEIVFPNDKEYYLAISKNISELFSLKNEISIMNLPYLYHACFGMYETKKKQLQRDVEQGLKSSASKHMLTSYRILDFLTRFADNDFSNFKQAIYYHDNERKELLQFKNEPFVMEQWENRIKLKYKETAQLRATYLSHSPNEQTRKKVKCLLYSIVYNYTRYQLNRR; the protein is encoded by the coding sequence TTGGACAGAGACGTAGCATTCGAAGTAGTAGTAGGAAGTCAAAACTATAATCTCCAAGATGAACACTCAGATAAAGATTATAAGCGGTTTCTTTTACCGACCTTTCAAGACTTATATGATCAAAAATACTATAAGAGTTCTATGACGAGTAGTGAAATGGATATTGAAATACATGATATACGAAAGCTAGACCTCTTATTTTGGAAAGCGAATGTTAATTTTTTAGAGGTGCTCTTCTCGGAGGAGATTGTATTTCCTAATGACAAAGAATACTACCTTGCTATTTCTAAAAATATCAGTGAATTATTTTCTCTTAAAAATGAAATTTCGATTATGAACTTGCCTTATTTATACCATGCTTGCTTTGGGATGTATGAAACAAAGAAAAAGCAGCTACAACGTGATGTGGAACAAGGGCTAAAATCATCTGCAAGTAAGCACATGTTGACAAGTTATCGGATATTGGACTTTCTCACTCGGTTTGCAGATAATGACTTTAGTAACTTCAAACAAGCGATTTATTACCATGATAATGAGCGGAAAGAGCTATTACAGTTTAAGAATGAACCGTTTGTGATGGAACAGTGGGAGAATAGAATTAAGCTGAAATACAAAGAGACAGCCCAATTAAGAGCTACTTACTTATCCCATTCTCCAAACGAACAAACAAGAAAAAAAGTGAAGTGCTTGCTTTATAGTATTGTTTACAATTATACAAGGTATCAATTAAACAGGCGTTAA
- a CDS encoding HU family DNA-binding protein has protein sequence MNKTELVNEVAERSELSKKDATSAVNAIFETISDTLAKGETIQLIGFGNFEVRERAARKGRNPQTGEEIDIAASKTPAFKPGKQLKEAVK, from the coding sequence ATGAATAAAACGGAACTAGTAAACGAGGTTGCAGAACGTTCAGAGCTTTCAAAGAAGGATGCTACAAGTGCAGTAAACGCCATTTTTGAAACGATTTCAGATACTCTAGCAAAAGGTGAAACAATACAATTAATCGGATTCGGAAACTTTGAAGTACGTGAGAGAGCTGCTAGAAAAGGAAGAAATCCACAAACTGGTGAAGAAATCGATATCGCAGCAAGTAAAACGCCTGCATTCAAACCAGGAAAACAACTAAAAGAAGCTGTAAAATAG
- a CDS encoding YihY/virulence factor BrkB family protein — protein MVKSKTSSLFTKEFIEQLKKDPVQDWAATLAFYFMLSIFPLLIFLLALMPYLPIDTEQIYHFIEDYIPGELGDLFTVTILEVVSEPQGGLLSFGILATIWSASNGMNALIRALNKAHNVDETRSFVKVRVMSIIMTLGMLIVFIVTLLLPVFGRLILEGIDQLLQIPDGTFTALNRLRWIIGIGIMSAVLMVIYYIAPAKKLPFRYVIFGAVFATISWQLISLAFSTFVTNFGNFSATYGSLGGVIILMLWFFLSGLILVIGGEINATIHNIKHKVAK, from the coding sequence ATGGTAAAAAGTAAAACAAGCTCCCTCTTCACAAAGGAATTTATTGAGCAACTCAAAAAAGACCCAGTCCAAGATTGGGCAGCAACTCTCGCGTTTTATTTCATGTTGTCTATCTTTCCGTTACTTATTTTTTTACTAGCACTTATGCCATATTTACCCATTGACACAGAACAAATCTATCATTTTATCGAGGATTATATCCCTGGTGAATTAGGTGACTTGTTCACTGTTACTATCTTGGAAGTTGTCAGTGAACCTCAAGGTGGATTACTCTCTTTTGGTATACTTGCTACGATATGGTCCGCTTCGAACGGAATGAATGCATTAATACGAGCTCTTAACAAAGCTCATAACGTTGATGAAACCCGTTCATTTGTTAAAGTAAGAGTTATGTCTATTATTATGACATTAGGAATGCTTATAGTATTTATCGTCACGCTACTTTTACCTGTGTTCGGCCGATTAATATTAGAGGGTATTGACCAGTTGTTACAAATACCTGATGGTACTTTCACAGCATTAAACCGACTTCGTTGGATCATTGGAATCGGGATTATGTCAGCGGTCTTAATGGTGATTTATTACATCGCACCAGCCAAAAAGCTACCATTTCGTTATGTTATATTCGGTGCAGTTTTCGCTACGATTAGCTGGCAATTAATTTCTCTAGCATTTTCTACGTTCGTAACAAACTTCGGCAACTTTTCTGCTACATACGGAAGTCTTGGTGGGGTAATCATCTTAATGCTTTGGTTCTTCTTAAGTGGACTTATTCTTGTCATCGGTGGAGAAATAAATGCTACAATACACAATATAAAGCATAAGGTAGCAAAATAA